One genomic segment of Dromaius novaehollandiae isolate bDroNov1 chromosome 12, bDroNov1.hap1, whole genome shotgun sequence includes these proteins:
- the SEMA3G gene encoding semaphorin-3G isoform X2: protein MMRAAAAACWLWGALLAAGRSLPRLRLPYRELLSTNRSVLFYGLRSPLGFRSLYLDEYRDQLFVGGKDVLYSLRLDRAGADPKEIYWPPVPGQAEECARKGKDPATECANYVRLLHPYNRTHLLACGTGAFRPLCAFVHVGPRGEHAFGLEPARAESGRGRCPHEPDRPFASAVVGGELYAGLAADFLGREPILFRSMGARPALRTDTDQRLLSDPKFVAAYAIPDSDDRDDDKVYFFFTEKVAEVDGREHAVFSRVARICVNDAGGQRVLVNKWSTFNKARLVCSVPGPGGINTHFDELEDVFLLRTKDEKSPEIYALFSTVSHVFRGSAVCVYRMADIREVFNGPFAHRDSPLHQWAAYEGRVPYPRPGVCPSKTTSQPRHQYSTTKDYPDDVLHFARAHPLMYKAVYPRHRQPLLVKTDLQHRLRQLVVDRVEAEDGQYDVLFLGTDSGSVLKVVVLQKGNSAATEEVVLEELQVFKAPVPITQMEISVKRQTLYVGCSLGVAQVRLHQCETYGTACAECCLARDPYCAWDGVACTRYQPAGKRRHRRQDVRHGNPMHQCLDQNLTVDDFERVEEKVLYGAEHNSTFLECAPRSPQASVQWFVQRPPDEQRDEVKTDERILQTEQGLLFRQLHRHDAGVYYCKTLEHGFTQTVAKTALAVIESEQLERGFQREPEAEPAHPPCSEPALRPAVPAPKTWFKDVMHLLSYADLQRVEEYCARLWCGDRQRRKSKLAKAKHALAAMAAGKKGQAAKPHGGRSRVPRQAMAT from the exons atgatgcgggcggcggcggcggcctgctGGCTGTGGGGCGCGCTGCTGGCCGCCGGGCGCAGCCTGCCGCGGCTCCGCCTGCCCTACCGCg agctgctgagcaCGAACCGCTCCGTCCTCTTCTACGGCCTCCGCAGCCCCCTGGGCTTCCGCTCCCTCTACCTGGACGAGTACCGCGACCAGCTCTTTGTCGGCGGCAAGGATGTGCTCTACTCCCTTCGCCTGGACCGGGCCGGCGCGGACCCCAAGGAG ATCTACTGGCCGCCCGTCCCCGGGCAGGCGGAGGAGTGCGCCCGCAAGGGGAAGGACCCAGCG ACTGAGTGCGCCAACTACGTCCGCCTGCTGCACCCCTACAACCGGACCCACCTGCTGGCCTGCGGCACGGGCGCCTTCCGCCCGCTCTGCGCCTTCGTCCACGTGGGGCCCCGCGGGGAG CACGCCTTCGGCCTCGAGCCCGCCCGCGCGGAGAGCGGCCGCGGCAGGTGCCCACACGAGCCCGACCGCCCCTTCGCCAGTGCTGTGGTCG GCGGGGAGCTCTACGCTGGCCTGGCCGCCGACTTCCTGGGCCGCGAGCCCATCCTCTTCCGCAGCAtgggcgcccgcccggccctgcGCACCGACACGGACCAGCGGCTGCTCAGCG ACCCCAAGTTCGTGGCGGCCTACGCGATCCCAGACAGCGACGACCGCGATGACGACAAGGTCTACTTCTTCTTCACGGAGAAGGTGGCTGAGGTGGACGGCAGGGAGCACGCTGTCTTCAGCCGGGTGGCGCGGATCTGCGTG AATGACGCTGGAGGCCAGAGGGTGCTGGTGAACAAGTGGAGCACCTTCAACAAAGCCCGCCTGGTGTGCTCCGTCCCGGGCCCCGGCGGCATCAACACCCACTTCGATGAGCTGG AGGACGTCTTCTTGTTGAGGACGAAAGATGAGAAGAGCCCGGAAATCTACGCCCTCTTCAGCACCGTCAG CCACGTCTTCCGGGGCTCCGCCGTCTGCGTGTACCGCATGGCCGACATCCGGGAGGTCTTCAACGGGCCCTTCGCCCACCGGGACAGCCCTCTGCACCAGTGGGCCGCCTACGAGGGCCGGGTGCCCTACCCGCGGCCCGGCGTG TGCCCCAGCAAGACCACCAGCCagcccaggcaccagtacagcaCCACCAAGGACTACCCCGACGACGTGCTGCACTTCGCCCGTGCTCACCCCCTCATGTACAAGGCCGTGTACCCGCGGCACCGCCAGCCCCTCCTAGTGAAGACCGACCTGCAGCACCGCCTGCGCCAGCTCGTGGTGGACCGGGTGGAGGCCGAGGATGGGCAGTACGACGTCCTCTTCCTCGGCACAG ACTCTGGCTCGGTGCTGAAGGTTGTggtgctgcagaaaggcaactcgGCCGCCACGGAGGAGGTGGTTCTGGAGGAGCTGCAGGTTTTTAAG GCGCCGGTGCCCATCACCCAGATGGAGATCTCCGTCAAGCGC CAAACGCTCTACGTGGGCTGCAGCCTGGGGGTGGCCCAGGTGCGGCTGCACCAGTGCGAGACCTACGGCACAGCCTGCGCCGAGTGCTGCCTGGCCCGGGACCCCTACTGTGCCTGGGACGGCGTGGCCTGCACGCGCTACCAGCCCGCGGGCaagcgccgccaccgccgccaggACGTCCGCCACggcaaccccatgcaccagtgccTGGACCAGAACCTCACTG TGGACGACTTTGAGCGCGTGGAGGAGAAGGTGCTCTACGGCGCGGAGCACAACAGCACCTTCCTGGAGTGCGCGCCCCGGTCGCCGCAGGCCAGCGTGCAGTGGTTCGTGCAGAGGCCCCCCGACGAGCAGCGGGACGAG GTGAAGACAGACGAGCGGATCCTGCAGACGGAGCAAGGGCTGCTTTTCCGGCAGCTGCACCGCCACGACGCCGGCGTTTATTACTGCAAGACGCTGGAGCACGGCTTCACCCAGACCGTCGCCAAGACGGCCCTGGCGGTGATCGAGAGCGAGCAGCTGGAGCGCGGCTTCCAGCGGGAGCCGGAGGCCGAGCCCGCACACCCGCCTTGCTCCGAGCCCGCGCTCCGGCCCGCAGTGCCGGCTCCCAAGACCTGGTTCAAGGACGTCATGCACCTCCTCAGCTACGCCGACCTGCAGCGGGTGGAGGAGTACTGCGCCCGCCTGTGGTGCGGTGACCGCCAGCGCCGCAAGAGCAAGCTGGCCAAGGCCAAGCACGCCCTGGCGGCCATGGCCGCAGGCAAGAAGGGGCAGGCGGCCAAACCGCATGGCGGGAGGAGCCGCGTGCCCCGGCAAGCCATGGCCACCTAG
- the SEMA3G gene encoding semaphorin-3G isoform X1 has product MMRAAAAACWLWGALLAAGRSLPRLRLPYRELLSTNRSVLFYGLRSPLGFRSLYLDEYRDQLFVGGKDVLYSLRLDRAGADPKEIYWPPVPGQAEECARKGKDPATECANYVRLLHPYNRTHLLACGTGAFRPLCAFVHVGPRGEQHAFGLEPARAESGRGRCPHEPDRPFASAVVGGELYAGLAADFLGREPILFRSMGARPALRTDTDQRLLSDPKFVAAYAIPDSDDRDDDKVYFFFTEKVAEVDGREHAVFSRVARICVNDAGGQRVLVNKWSTFNKARLVCSVPGPGGINTHFDELEDVFLLRTKDEKSPEIYALFSTVSHVFRGSAVCVYRMADIREVFNGPFAHRDSPLHQWAAYEGRVPYPRPGVCPSKTTSQPRHQYSTTKDYPDDVLHFARAHPLMYKAVYPRHRQPLLVKTDLQHRLRQLVVDRVEAEDGQYDVLFLGTDSGSVLKVVVLQKGNSAATEEVVLEELQVFKAPVPITQMEISVKRQTLYVGCSLGVAQVRLHQCETYGTACAECCLARDPYCAWDGVACTRYQPAGKRRHRRQDVRHGNPMHQCLDQNLTVDDFERVEEKVLYGAEHNSTFLECAPRSPQASVQWFVQRPPDEQRDEVKTDERILQTEQGLLFRQLHRHDAGVYYCKTLEHGFTQTVAKTALAVIESEQLERGFQREPEAEPAHPPCSEPALRPAVPAPKTWFKDVMHLLSYADLQRVEEYCARLWCGDRQRRKSKLAKAKHALAAMAAGKKGQAAKPHGGRSRVPRQAMAT; this is encoded by the exons atgatgcgggcggcggcggcggcctgctGGCTGTGGGGCGCGCTGCTGGCCGCCGGGCGCAGCCTGCCGCGGCTCCGCCTGCCCTACCGCg agctgctgagcaCGAACCGCTCCGTCCTCTTCTACGGCCTCCGCAGCCCCCTGGGCTTCCGCTCCCTCTACCTGGACGAGTACCGCGACCAGCTCTTTGTCGGCGGCAAGGATGTGCTCTACTCCCTTCGCCTGGACCGGGCCGGCGCGGACCCCAAGGAG ATCTACTGGCCGCCCGTCCCCGGGCAGGCGGAGGAGTGCGCCCGCAAGGGGAAGGACCCAGCG ACTGAGTGCGCCAACTACGTCCGCCTGCTGCACCCCTACAACCGGACCCACCTGCTGGCCTGCGGCACGGGCGCCTTCCGCCCGCTCTGCGCCTTCGTCCACGTGGGGCCCCGCGGGGAG CAGCACGCCTTCGGCCTCGAGCCCGCCCGCGCGGAGAGCGGCCGCGGCAGGTGCCCACACGAGCCCGACCGCCCCTTCGCCAGTGCTGTGGTCG GCGGGGAGCTCTACGCTGGCCTGGCCGCCGACTTCCTGGGCCGCGAGCCCATCCTCTTCCGCAGCAtgggcgcccgcccggccctgcGCACCGACACGGACCAGCGGCTGCTCAGCG ACCCCAAGTTCGTGGCGGCCTACGCGATCCCAGACAGCGACGACCGCGATGACGACAAGGTCTACTTCTTCTTCACGGAGAAGGTGGCTGAGGTGGACGGCAGGGAGCACGCTGTCTTCAGCCGGGTGGCGCGGATCTGCGTG AATGACGCTGGAGGCCAGAGGGTGCTGGTGAACAAGTGGAGCACCTTCAACAAAGCCCGCCTGGTGTGCTCCGTCCCGGGCCCCGGCGGCATCAACACCCACTTCGATGAGCTGG AGGACGTCTTCTTGTTGAGGACGAAAGATGAGAAGAGCCCGGAAATCTACGCCCTCTTCAGCACCGTCAG CCACGTCTTCCGGGGCTCCGCCGTCTGCGTGTACCGCATGGCCGACATCCGGGAGGTCTTCAACGGGCCCTTCGCCCACCGGGACAGCCCTCTGCACCAGTGGGCCGCCTACGAGGGCCGGGTGCCCTACCCGCGGCCCGGCGTG TGCCCCAGCAAGACCACCAGCCagcccaggcaccagtacagcaCCACCAAGGACTACCCCGACGACGTGCTGCACTTCGCCCGTGCTCACCCCCTCATGTACAAGGCCGTGTACCCGCGGCACCGCCAGCCCCTCCTAGTGAAGACCGACCTGCAGCACCGCCTGCGCCAGCTCGTGGTGGACCGGGTGGAGGCCGAGGATGGGCAGTACGACGTCCTCTTCCTCGGCACAG ACTCTGGCTCGGTGCTGAAGGTTGTggtgctgcagaaaggcaactcgGCCGCCACGGAGGAGGTGGTTCTGGAGGAGCTGCAGGTTTTTAAG GCGCCGGTGCCCATCACCCAGATGGAGATCTCCGTCAAGCGC CAAACGCTCTACGTGGGCTGCAGCCTGGGGGTGGCCCAGGTGCGGCTGCACCAGTGCGAGACCTACGGCACAGCCTGCGCCGAGTGCTGCCTGGCCCGGGACCCCTACTGTGCCTGGGACGGCGTGGCCTGCACGCGCTACCAGCCCGCGGGCaagcgccgccaccgccgccaggACGTCCGCCACggcaaccccatgcaccagtgccTGGACCAGAACCTCACTG TGGACGACTTTGAGCGCGTGGAGGAGAAGGTGCTCTACGGCGCGGAGCACAACAGCACCTTCCTGGAGTGCGCGCCCCGGTCGCCGCAGGCCAGCGTGCAGTGGTTCGTGCAGAGGCCCCCCGACGAGCAGCGGGACGAG GTGAAGACAGACGAGCGGATCCTGCAGACGGAGCAAGGGCTGCTTTTCCGGCAGCTGCACCGCCACGACGCCGGCGTTTATTACTGCAAGACGCTGGAGCACGGCTTCACCCAGACCGTCGCCAAGACGGCCCTGGCGGTGATCGAGAGCGAGCAGCTGGAGCGCGGCTTCCAGCGGGAGCCGGAGGCCGAGCCCGCACACCCGCCTTGCTCCGAGCCCGCGCTCCGGCCCGCAGTGCCGGCTCCCAAGACCTGGTTCAAGGACGTCATGCACCTCCTCAGCTACGCCGACCTGCAGCGGGTGGAGGAGTACTGCGCCCGCCTGTGGTGCGGTGACCGCCAGCGCCGCAAGAGCAAGCTGGCCAAGGCCAAGCACGCCCTGGCGGCCATGGCCGCAGGCAAGAAGGGGCAGGCGGCCAAACCGCATGGCGGGAGGAGCCGCGTGCCCCGGCAAGCCATGGCCACCTAG